Sequence from the Flavobacterium sp. J372 genome:
TTTGGTGAAATGACCATGGAAGAATGGGATATCCTGCAATGGAAACACCTTGACCACCACTTAAGGCAGTTTGGCGTATAAAAAAAATCCTCCCGAAGTTTCGGGAGGATTTTTTTAGTGAATAACCAAATACTATTTTTTCAGTTTGGCTTTCATGGCTTTAGCTTCCGCTTCCATGTCAAGACCCTGGTACATGCTTACCATTGATGAAATCACGTATTGATTGTCAGGTTCTGCCTTATGTGCTTTATCAAAGTATGACAGCGCCTTTTTGTACAAGTCATCACGCTGCTTTTTAAGCTCGTTGTAACGCTTATCGCTTGTTTTAGGGTTGTTCATTTCATCAACAATCTTCTGCTCACCGTCAAGCATCATAATACCAAGATTGATATTGGCATTAGTGTAATTCGGGTTTATTGACAATGCCTTTTCATACAAAGCTTTCGCTTCAGCTTTATCAGTCTCAGAAGTAACAACACCAAGGTTGTAATACAAATCAGCATTGTTAGGGTTTTTCTGTGTAGCCTCAGTTATCAGCTTTTTGTATGTAGCCATATCCTTTGTTTTCAGGTATAGGTCGGCCTCAGCGATAAGGAGGCTTACGTCATCAGGATTATTTTTCCTGGCAGAAGTCATGGCTTGTTTCGCTTTTTCAGTATCGCCTTTCTGCACATAGATAAGCGCGATGTTCTTAACGATGTCACCTTTAAGTGAAGGCAGTTTTTCATCTTTAGGCAGCACATATATTTTTTGTGCAAGCCCTAAATCCCTGGTTTTTTTATCAGGGAAAGTTTCATACTTGCCACTGGCTACATTCTTAGCAGTATATGAAATACCCTCGCCCGTGTAGCCTGATTTGTCAAGCTCCTCATAATGTTTAAGCGCGGTGTCATAATCTTGTGCGTTTACAGACATTACTGCCGCATTATAGAGATAGTTAGGGTCTTTAGTTATCTTATAAACTGTAAGGAAAAGGTCTGATGCCGGCTTATACATCTTTTGCCCGTTCAGCTGGTTTGCCGCCGTTATAAGCTGGTTTTTAAGAACCGGGTAAATTTCAGTCTGTATTTCTTTGGTGTATTTAGACTTACCTGCCGCCTTTTCAAGCTCCATAACCTTGTCCAGACTTTCAATAGCTTTTGGCAGAATAGCCTGTGCACCCATAGGGTTTGCCATCATCTCAAGCATACCTGCTTCTGCCTTGAAATAGTGAAATTCAATTTGCTGCTCGGCAGTTGCTGCTCCCATTTTGGGTTCAACTGCAGCTACAAGCCTTTTAAATTCAGTTATTTCTGCAGCAGTAGGTGGTGTTTCTTTATCAGAAATTCTTTTTAAAGCCCTAAGCTCTTCTTTCTGCGCAAACGCGCTTATCGAAAGAAGCAGTGACGCCGCAATTGCATATTTAATTTTCATTGTATGTCAATTTAAAATTATTCTTCTGTATTATCTTCAGGCTCATCATGTGAAACCTGGTCAAGCATGTCACCCGGCAGGTTTTCTGCGCCTACGTCCTCAATAGCTTCCTCGATCGCCTCTTCAATAGCTTCTTCTTCACGAAGTACTTTTGTTACCGCGGCGATAGAATCATTGCCTTTAATGTTGATTAGCCTTACACCTTGTGTAGCGCGGCCCATAACTCGTAAATCGCTCACCTCCATACGGATAGTTAAACCCGACTTATTAATGATCATAAGGTCATCAGCATCCGTTACGTTGTTGATTGATACAAGACTTCCGGTTTTTTCAGTAATATTAAGGGTTTTCACACCTTTACCGCCACGGTTGGTAATCCTGTAATCTTCAAGCGCCGAACGTTTGCCATATCCGTTTTCTGAGACTACCAGTATCTCGCTGTTCATATCATTTACAGATACCATGCCAATTACCTCATCATTATCATCAGCCAGCGTAATACCACGCACACCCGATGCGCTACGCCCCATCGGCCTGGTCTTGCCTTCTTCAAAGCGCA
This genomic interval carries:
- a CDS encoding tetratricopeptide repeat protein, whose product is MKIKYAIAASLLLSISAFAQKEELRALKRISDKETPPTAAEITEFKRLVAAVEPKMGAATAEQQIEFHYFKAEAGMLEMMANPMGAQAILPKAIESLDKVMELEKAAGKSKYTKEIQTEIYPVLKNQLITAANQLNGQKMYKPASDLFLTVYKITKDPNYLYNAAVMSVNAQDYDTALKHYEELDKSGYTGEGISYTAKNVASGKYETFPDKKTRDLGLAQKIYVLPKDEKLPSLKGDIVKNIALIYVQKGDTEKAKQAMTSARKNNPDDVSLLIAEADLYLKTKDMATYKKLITEATQKNPNNADLYYNLGVVTSETDKAEAKALYEKALSINPNYTNANINLGIMMLDGEQKIVDEMNNPKTSDKRYNELKKQRDDLYKKALSYFDKAHKAEPDNQYVISSMVSMYQGLDMEAEAKAMKAKLKK